A genomic stretch from Prionailurus bengalensis isolate Pbe53 chromosome E2, Fcat_Pben_1.1_paternal_pri, whole genome shotgun sequence includes:
- the LOC122494635 gene encoding LOW QUALITY PROTEIN: AFG3-like protein 1 (The sequence of the model RefSeq protein was modified relative to this genomic sequence to represent the inferred CDS: inserted 1 base in 1 codon; substituted 1 base at 1 genomic stop codon) translates to MPCSAGLAFFPRGGLAGGCEQFVRGIPAPGRHLRATKPPRLPPATWVLVFRRSTLSRPLKGSSEAWQLDMEALRGRHRSCSPAGRRPCRTVAHHEAGCAVIVQFGMSEKPDHVSFDFPRQGEMLVEKPASEAAAQLTEEEVQCLSAPPVSRPRPXLTGCXEQVEEAGKRLLEKGRLGELLGRRPFAEKPAYKEFVKGTSSLEEDTSLPEGLTAWNQGREEGAAKRCVQESPA, encoded by the exons ATGCCCTGCTCTGCAGGTCTGGCGTTCTTTCCCCGCGGTGGACTGGCTGGAGGTTGTGAACAGTTTGTGCGTGGCATTCCTGCTCCTGGACGGCATCTGAGG GCCACGAAGCCGCCCCGATTGCCTCCTGCCACCTGGGTCCTTGTGTTCAGGAGAAGCACTCTGAGCAGGCCGTTGAAAGGCTCGTCAGAG GCCTGGCAACTTGACATGGAGGCcttgagaggaagacacaggtcCTGCAGCCCAGCGGGAAGGCGACCGTGCCGGACCGTGGCCCACCACGAGGCTGGGTGTGCAGTG ATTGTGCAGTTTGGGATGAGCGAAAAGCCGGACCACGTGTCCTTTGACTTTCCCCGACAAGGCGAGATGCTGGTGGAGAAGCCGGCTAGTGAGGCCGCCGCCCAGCTCACTGAGGAGGAAGTGCAGTGCCTGTCGGCTCCACCTGTGAGCAGGCCCCGGC CGCTGACCGGCTGCTGAGAGCAGGTGGAAGAG GCGGGCAAGCGGCTGCTGGAGAAGGGCAGACTTGGTGAGCTGCTGGGGCGCCGGCCCTTTGCGGAGAAGCCCGCCTACAAGGAGTTTGTGAAAGGCACCAGCAGCCTGGAGGAGGACACCTCCCTTCCTGAGGGGCTGACGGCCTGGAAccaggggcgggaggagggggctgcAAAGCGCTGCGTGCAAGAGAGCCCAGCTTAG